The window CAACGGCAACGGCCAGAGCCCGATCGCCGGTGCGGCGTTCAAGGGCGACCTGGCAGTGGTCAAGGCGCTGGTCGAGGCGGGAGCCGAGATCGAAGGTTCGTCGTTTGATGGTCGAACCGCGCTGATGATGGCGGCGATGTTCAACCGAGTGGCAATCGTTGATTACCTGATCAGCAAAGGTGCAGATCCAAAGGCCAAGGACGCCAATGGCGTGACGGCATTGGATGCGGCACGGACCATGGGCGCAGTCGACACTACTGCGCAACTGGAAAAACTCCTCGCCTGAAATTGTGATCCCCTGTGGCGAGGGAGCTTGCGCCCGCTCCAGTGCGCAGCGCTGGCAAGCTTTTTTGCGGCCGCTTCGCGCCCCAGCGGGAGCAAGCTCCCTCGCCACAGGTGTCGGGTGTGCTGAAGAATGCGCTATCCTTCGCGC of the Pseudomonas sp. Seg1 genome contains:
- a CDS encoding ankyrin repeat domain-containing protein; protein product: MSDQSRQMTPEEAAEFTEQVFNKARDGDAEMLDRLVTAGLPVNLKNSKGDTLLMLASYYGHVDAVQVLLKHKADPEMRNGNGQSPIAGAAFKGDLAVVKALVEAGAEIEGSSFDGRTALMMAAMFNRVAIVDYLISKGADPKAKDANGVTALDAARTMGAVDTTAQLEKLLA